In Uranotaenia lowii strain MFRU-FL chromosome 2, ASM2978415v1, whole genome shotgun sequence, one genomic interval encodes:
- the LOC129748829 gene encoding inactivation-no-after-potential D protein isoform X4: MKTIKNAGNSMILQVQSLTKKIEDYTESSALLKKIPPPITPCKTPELELIHDGKQLNSTEMIDEPDNKLKELETNQNNNVPVIIEVSTATRPESQNAPATESENSSDDEDGRDLEGKTHTKAGLEIDRASAGNIKRSKEEIALDSEEEDAFGYTAKKIKKRYGSLGQVLCYSIERSCGGSLGISLAGHRDRTKMASFIAGINPKGIASSAFFEVGDEILEVNGVVLHGRSHLNVPVIIKGLVGSTLTFVLLRKKDAKENLAVKPVTQFPVSIDEEEIFSTYKNMRTVSVKKGSSGLGIMIIEGKHSEVGQGIFISDIQEGSMADKAGLNIGEMILAVNKDSLIGCTYETAASLLKRAEGVVTLKICNPNKTKEPSEPSSANSLDPKTQGSVSGKSSPANEAETKKGSSRPVTPKPQASPAKEVVDPSKAEIVADDKTTIELNADKKPLGIVVVGGCDSCVNTGAVIVDILPNSVASSDKRLQILDQILEINNIKITSEMTERQIQKALKQIQTKVRMVVYRASKEETEKIEIDVPKKSGKYLGVGFRANHPKGVIITDILPGGIMESDGRIHKGDIITHVNSDSLSNTSYEDCSVLFKTAQSKITLTILRPCPKKRSN; the protein is encoded by the exons ATGATTGATGAACCAGATAATAAACTAAAGGAGCTTGAAactaatcaaaataataatgtaCCTGTTATAATTGAAGTGTCAACAGCAACACGTCCAGAATCTCAAAACGCTCCTGCAACag AATCTGAAAACTCTTCTGACGACGAGGATGGTCGAGATTTGGAGGGAAAGACACACACCAAAGCTGGATTAGAG ATTGATCGAGCTTCAGCTGGCAATATCAAACGTTCTAAGGAAGAAATTGCTCTCGATTCTGAGGAGGAAGATGCTTTTGGATATACAGCAA aaaaaatcaaaaagcgcTATGGCTCACTGGGGCAGGTCCTGTGCTATTCAATCGAACGAAGTTGTGGCGGAAGCCTGGGTATATCGCTAGCAGGTCATAGGGACCGAACCAAAATGGCCTCGTTCATTGCGGGAATCAACCCGAAAGGAATAGCATCTTCGGCGTTTTTTGAAGTAGGAGACGAAATATTGGAG GTAAACGGAGTGGTTCTACATGGACGATCACATTTGAATgtgccagttataataaaagGACTCGTAGGTTCTACgttaacatttgttttattGAG GAAAAAAGATGCCAAAGAAAATTTAGCCGTTAAACCAGTCACCCAATTTCCAGTCTCTATCGATGAAGAG gaaattttttcCACCTATAAAAATATGCGTACAGTATCTGTCAAAAAG GGATCGTCTGGATTGGGTATTATGATTATTGAAGGAAAACATTCGGAAGTTGGCCAGGGTATATTTATCTCAGACATACAGGAAGGCTCCATGGCTGACAAG GCTGGATTGAATATTGGAGAGATGATACTGGCGGTTAATAAAGATTCACTTATCGGGTGTACTTACGAAACGGCCGCATCACTATTGAAAAGGGCCGAAGGGGTTGTCACCTTGAAAATATGCAATCCCAATAAAACAAAAGAACCGAGTGAGCCGAGCAGCGCCAATAGCTTGGATCCCAAAACACAGGGCAGTGTGTCTGGAAAGAGTTCTCCTGCTAACGAAGCCGAGACCAAGAAAGGTTCCAGTAGACCGGTAACTCCGAAACCTCAAGCCTCCCCAGCGAAAGAAGTAGTAGATCCGAGTAAAGCCGAAATAGTCGCTGATGACAAAACTACCATTGAGCTAAATGCGGACAAAAAGCCGTTGGGAATCGTTGTAGTTGGTGGATGCGACTCGTGCGTGAAT acCGGTGCTGTTATTGTTGATATTTTGCCAAACAGTGTAGCGAGTAGTGATAAACGCCTTCAGATATTAGACCAGATACTAGAAATTAACAATATCAAAATAACGAGCGAAATGACCGAGCGCCAGATACAAAAAGCCCTtaaacaaatacaaaccaaG GTACGGATGGTTGTCTACAGAGCCAGTaaagaagaaacagaaaaaattgaaattgatgtGCCGAAAAAGTCAGGAAAGTACCTGGGCGTGGGTTTCCGAGCCAATCATCCTAAGGGAGTTATCATCACCGATATT CTCCCGGGTGGTATTATGGAATCCGACGGAAGAATCCATAAAGGAGACATTATAACTCACGTTAATTCAGACAGTTTAAGCAATACGTCGTACGAGGATTGTTCCGTTTTATTTAAGACCGCGCAATCGAAAATCACCTTAACTATTCTTAGACCTTGCCCCAAAAAGCGCTCGAATTAA